One Planctomycetaceae bacterium DNA window includes the following coding sequences:
- a CDS encoding HD domain-containing protein, giving the protein MFQITDVDDILRVFHERGNRHYGEEVSELQHALQAAEFAGQFGEPEGVVLSCLLHDFGHMLHDLGEEIAGQGVDARHEELGATLLESHFPKEIVDPIRLHVAAKRYLCWQDPGYSEGLSPSSKLSLNLQGGPMSNLEATEFERLPHYQQAVRVRRYDDMAKVPEMQTADLSHYRALIAKYMR; this is encoded by the coding sequence ATGTTTCAGATTACTGACGTCGATGACATTCTGAGAGTTTTTCACGAGCGAGGGAATCGCCACTATGGCGAAGAGGTGTCTGAACTGCAACACGCCCTTCAGGCCGCTGAATTTGCCGGGCAGTTTGGTGAGCCGGAAGGCGTGGTGCTCTCCTGCCTGCTGCACGACTTTGGTCATATGCTGCACGATCTGGGCGAGGAAATTGCCGGTCAGGGAGTTGATGCGCGACATGAAGAGCTGGGAGCAACCCTGCTTGAGAGTCATTTTCCGAAGGAGATTGTCGACCCCATTCGCCTTCACGTTGCCGCCAAGCGTTATCTGTGCTGGCAGGATCCTGGTTACTCAGAAGGATTGTCTCCGTCATCAAAGCTCAGTCTGAATTTGCAGGGAGGTCCCATGTCAAACCTGGAAGCAACAGAATTCGAACGTTTGCCGCACTATCAGCAGGCTGTCCGGGTTCGTCGCTACGACGACATGGCAAAAGTACCCGAAATGCAAACCGCGGATCTGAGCCACTATCGTGCTCTGATAGCGAAATACATGCGATGA